The following are encoded together in the Glycine max cultivar Williams 82 chromosome 8, Glycine_max_v4.0, whole genome shotgun sequence genome:
- the LOC100527393 gene encoding uncharacterized LOC100527393 precursor: MEKQKTVMGLILLLLLFASDVSAWTGEIHGRVVCDVCGDSSLGPEDHVLEGAEVAVLCITKSGEVLNYQAFTDAKGIYTVAETMPESDRWDACLARPISSFHEQCTQLGEGSIGVKFSYNHPSGHSHTVRTFVYRPTSVPTYCI, encoded by the exons ATGGAGAAGCAGAAGACAGTGATGGGTTTGATTCTGTTGCTGCTGTTATTTGCTTCGGATGTGAGTGCTTGGACTGGTGAAATCCATGGAAGAGttgtttgtgatgtttgtgGGGATTCTTCTCTCGGACCTGAAGACCATGTTCTCGAag GTGCTGAGGTTGCTGTTCTTTGCATCACCAAATCTGGGGAGGTTCTAAATTATCAGGCATTCACTGATGCTAAGGGGATATACACAGTGGCCGAGACAATGCCGGAGAGTGATCGTTGGGATGCATGTCTTGCCCGACCAATCAGTAGTTTCCATGAGCAATGCACTCAACTTGGTGAAGGCAGCATTGGGGTTAAATTCAGTTACAATCATCCATCAGGACATTCACACACTGTCAGGACCTTTGTTTATCGACCCACCAGTGTTCCAACTTACTGCATTTGA
- the LOC100781251 gene encoding probable folate-biopterin transporter 4, with product MIQWTKQLNAAFGASFLWLICMIYFTQGFRSFVWTSISYQLKDNLKLSPSASQFVFSVAFFPWSIKPLYGILSDCIPIKGRKRIPYLVIATVLSLVPWFILGLSSTLRDSTWHLMVLLTAQNLGSAMADVVVDAMIAEAVRYERASFAGDLQSISWSSMALGGICGSLLGGYALSNLQIDTIFLLFCVLPCIQLLSCCFVEENSENSKAEPEDSIVRDSHMNGSTLDEDSPLTKKSHSSTRRRKKGKKNAKGRAVNSSKSKIYKKGDSLALKWFHSLKEAIYDLCRAFRQPMIWRPMSWFFLAHVTIPNLSTVIFYYETEVLKLEASFLGTSRVVGWLGLMLGTFIYNRHLKYMTLRKILMCAHIGLAFLNLLQIAVVSRKNIAFGISDKIMVLFGSALADGINQFKFMPFLILSGQLCPPGIEGTLFALFMSINNLGSTVGSFVGAGLASILNIDSGSFDNLLLGIIVHALCNFIPIAFLFLIPKEATGSST from the exons ATGATCCAATGGACGAAGCAGCTGAATGCTGCATTTGGGGCCTCGTTTCTTTGGCTGATTTGCATGATTTACTTCACCCAG GGTTTTAGGTCTTTTGTATGGACATCGATTTCCTACCAGCTTAAAGATAATCTTAAGTTGTCACCCTCAGCTTCCCAATTTGTGTTTTCAGTAGCATTTTTCCCATGGAGCATTAAACCATTATACGG AATACTTTCTGATTGTATTCCAATTAAAGGAAGAAAACGGATTCCCTACTTAGTGATTGCAACTGTGCTCTCCCTAGTGCCATGGTTTATTTTAGGCTTATCTTCAACTTTGAGGGATTCAACATGGCACCTCATGGTATTGTTGACTGCACAAAACTTGGGCTCAGCAATGGCagatgttgttgttgatgcAATGATAGCTGAGGCAGTAAGATATGAACG GGCATCATTTGCAGGAGATCTCCAGTCAATATCTTGGTCTTCTATGGCTTTGGGAGGAATATGTGGGAGTTTGTTAGGGGGATACGCATTATCCAATTTACAGATAGATActatttttcttctgttttgtgTACTACCATGCATACAGTTATTATCATGCTGTTTTGTGGAGGAGAACTCTGAAAATAGCAAAGCTGAACCAGAGGATTCAATTGTAAGGGATTCACATATGAATGGTAGTACCCTAGATGAAGATAGTCCTTTAACCAAAAAGTCCCACAGCAgcacaagaagaagaaagaagggcaaaaaaaatgcaaaaggtAGAGCAGTAAATAGCAGCAAATCAAAGATTTATAAGAAAGGAGACTCCCTGGCATTAAAGTGGTTCCATTCTTTGAAAGAAGCAATTTATGATTTATGCCGTGCATTTAGACAGCCAATGATTTGGAG ACCTATGTCTTGGTTTTTCCTTGCCCACGTTACGATTCCGAATCTTTCAACCGTCATCTTCTACTACGAAACCGAGGTTTTAAAGCTAGAAGCATCTTTCCTTGGGACTTCACGGGTTGTTGGTTGGTTGGGACTTATGCTGGGCACCTTCATTTATAATCGTCACCTAAAGTATATGACCCTACGAAAAATCCTCAT GTGTGCCCATATTGGTTTGGCCTTCTTGAATCTTCTGCAGATTGCTGTAGTGTCAAGGAAAAATATTGCCTTTGGCATCTCAGACAAGATTATGGTCCTTTTTGGTTCGGCTCTTGCTGATGGAATCAATCAATTCAA GTTTATGCCTTTCCTGATCTTATCTGGACAACTTTGTCCTCCAGGAATTGAAGGGACTTTATTTGCACTTTTCATGTCAATAAACAACTTGGGATCCACAGTGGGGTCTTTTGTGGGTGCTGGCTTGGCTTCTATATTGAACATTGATTCAGGATCATTTGACAATCTTCTCTTGGGCATCATTGTTCATGCCTTGTGCAATTTCATCCCAATTGCTTTTCTGTTTCTGATACCAAAGGAAGCTACAGGTTCTTCAACATAG